The following are encoded together in the Notolabrus celidotus isolate fNotCel1 chromosome 9, fNotCel1.pri, whole genome shotgun sequence genome:
- the c7a gene encoding complement component C7 isoform X2: MKNIAQLFSAVVPLLLLLFSDKGFCIQRLDCQWAAFGDWSECDGCTKLQTRSRSMAVFAQFGGNPCQGGRTETRSCETTKGCPLEDGCGDWFRCGSGKCVSRSLLCNGDPDCEGDGLDERVCEIKKYITCSLSTPPPNTDHLGLGFNVVTGKWRASVINTNSNGGQCRLTFSGVHNTFYRLPLSTIKYSFVVTAQNDFSDEMYTSRWHYAKDEVKRETVTGTTSGYSNYDFHQTEDKSETHKLVVLKNNIEVAQFQSNSPKYLPISEEFWKALAKLPSVYDYSAYKKVLERFGTHYMSEGTLGGSFKVVMSIDETTERSMYRQSSQYDECERTKRWFLIFPITTESCRSGQSQQKDQSSNSHSNLVNKVDVVGGGVEYIAVLQRLELNDPDKNWEMYSNWADSIRSFPRVTKKKLRPISELVKEVQCAGVKKLYLRRAIEQYLAESDPCHCRPCSNNGMAVLNGATCLCICKGGTSGAACEQGTEAEAQQGVIHGSWTCWTAWSSCSGGRRSRSRSCSNPTPQNQGQHCNGEATQTSDCEDQDLQYLRTMEPQCFDHTLAAIERCGTPPALVNGYILDPKDFYLEDSRVEYTCTDGFYLVGATTIKCNADQTWSPGPGLCTVTRCTLESLAEDVIASPFYQNYYIGDIVTLSCPAGKQLVSHKIPIFPRCNVNHGRSLSEEHVSAKCPLSAVHLWRCVGLLL; encoded by the exons ATGAAG AATATTGCACAACTCTTTTCTGCAGTAGtaccactgctgctgctcctgttcTCTGATAAAGG GTTTTGTATCCAGAGGCTTGATTGCCAATGGGCAGCTTTTGGTGACTGGTCAGAGTGTGATGGCTGCACCAAATTACAG ACCAGAAGCAGATCCATGGCCGTATTTGCTCAGTTTGGTGGAAACCCCTGCCAAGGAGGTCGCACTGAGACCAGGTCATGTGAAACCACAAAAGGCTGCCCTCTTGAGGACGGATGTGGAGACTGGTTTCGCTGTGGATCAG GGAAGTGTGTGAGTCGGTCCTTGTTGTGTAATGGGGATCCGGACTGTGAGGGAGATGGCCTTGACGAACGtgtctgtgaaataaaaaaatacattacatGCTCACTATCAACTCCACCCCCAAACACTGACCACCTAGGACTTGG gttTAATGTGGTAACAGGAAAGTGGAGGGCCAGTGTTATCAATACAAACAGCAATGGGGGCCAGTGTCGCCTAACTTTCAGTGGTGTCCACAACACTTTCTACAGACTGCCTCTCAGTACTATCAAATACAGCTTTGTG GTTACAGCTCAGAACGACTTCAGTGATGAGATGTACACCAGTAGATGGCACTATGCAAAGGACGAGGTCAAAAGAGAAACAGTAACCGGGACTACATCAGGATATAGCAACTATGACTTTCACCAAACAGAAGACAAGTCTGAG ACACACAAACTTGTGGTTTTGAAGAACAACATTGAGGTAGCTCAATTCCAGAGCAACTCTCCAAAGTACCTCCCCATATCCGAAGAATTTTGGAAGGCACTGGCCAAACTCCCATCAGTCTATGACTATTCTGCATACAAGAAAGTTCTGGAGAGGTTTGGAACACACTACATGTCTGAGGGAACCCTCGGAGGCTCCTTCAAAGTCGTCATGAGCATTGATGAAACAACTGAAAGAAGCATGT ACAGACAGAGCTCGCAGTATGATGAATGTGAAAGGACCAAACGTTGGTTTCTTATATTCCCCATCacaacagagagctgcaggagtgGTCAATCTCAACAAAAAGATCAATCCTCCA ATTCACATTCAAATCTGGTGAACAAAGTGGATGTGGTGGGTGGTGGCGTTGAATACATAGCAGTACTGCAGAGACTGGAGCTGAATGACCCAGACAAGAACTGGGAAATGTATTCAAACTGGGCTGACTCTATTCGGTCGTTTCCAAGGGTCACCAAAAAAAAG CTGCGGCCCATATCAGAGCTGGTGAAGGAGGTTCAGTGTGCTGGTGTGAAGAAACTTTACCTTCGCAGGGCCATAGAGCAGTACCTTGCTGAGAGCGACCCCTGCCACTGCCGGCCCTGCAGCAACAATGGCATGGCTGTATTGAATGGTGCTACATGCCTGTGTATCTGCAAGGGTGGCACATCAGGAGCGGCCTGTGAGCAGGGAACAGAAGCAGAGGCTCAGCAGG GAGTGATCCATGGAAGTTGGACCTGCTGGACTGCCTGGTCCTCATGCTCTGGGGGTCGAAGGTCAAGGAGTCGCTCATGTTCCAATCCCACTCCTCAGAATCAGGGACAACACTGTAATGGAGAAGCTACTCAGACATCTGACTGTGAGGATCAGGACCTGCAGTACTTACG aacaATGGAGCCTCAGTGCTTTGATCACACTCTTGCAGCAATTGAGAGATGTGGAACGCCACCAGCACTGGTCAATGGCTACATCCTG GATCCTAAGGACTTTTACCTTGAGGATAGTAGAGTGGAGTACACCTGCACTGATGGTTTTTATCTTGTTGGTGCTACCACCATAAAATGCAATGCTGATCAGACCTGGTCTCCAGGTCCTGGACTGTGCACAG tAACTAGGTGCACACTAGAGTCTCTCGCCGAAGATGTCATCGCTTCACCATTTTATCAGAACTATTACATTGGGGATATAGTCACTTTGTCCTGTCCGGCAGGGAAACAGCTG GTCAGCCACAAAATCCCAATTTTCCCACGTTGCAATGTCAACCATGGGAGAAGTCTATCAGAGGAACATGTGTCTGCAAAATGCCCTTTGAGTGCAG TTCATCTCTGGAGATGTGTGGGACTTCTCTTGTGA
- the c7a gene encoding complement component C7 isoform X1, which produces MKNIAQLFSAVVPLLLLLFSDKGFCIQRLDCQWAAFGDWSECDGCTKLQTRSRSMAVFAQFGGNPCQGGRTETRSCETTKGCPLEDGCGDWFRCGSGKCVSRSLLCNGDPDCEGDGLDERVCEIKKYITCSLSTPPPNTDHLGLGFNVVTGKWRASVINTNSNGGQCRLTFSGVHNTFYRLPLSTIKYSFVVTAQNDFSDEMYTSRWHYAKDEVKRETVTGTTSGYSNYDFHQTEDKSETHKLVVLKNNIEVAQFQSNSPKYLPISEEFWKALAKLPSVYDYSAYKKVLERFGTHYMSEGTLGGSFKVVMSIDETTERSMYRQSSQYDECERTKRWFLIFPITTESCRSGQSQQKDQSSNSHSNLVNKVDVVGGGVEYIAVLQRLELNDPDKNWEMYSNWADSIRSFPRVTKKKLRPISELVKEVQCAGVKKLYLRRAIEQYLAESDPCHCRPCSNNGMAVLNGATCLCICKGGTSGAACEQGTEAEAQQGVIHGSWTCWTAWSSCSGGRRSRSRSCSNPTPQNQGQHCNGEATQTSDCEDQDLQYLRTMEPQCFDHTLAAIERCGTPPALVNGYILDPKDFYLEDSRVEYTCTDGFYLVGATTIKCNADQTWSPGPGLCTVTRCTLESLAEDVIASPFYQNYYIGDIVTLSCPAGKQLVGEANTFCDPSTNFSPDPANSKCIPVGQPQNPNFPTLQCQPWEKSIRGTCVCKMPFECSSSLEMCGTSLVTGKSVLLTVCKMHALQCMGKNYTITEESACNWPERTTIGCNNCHTWETCDDQTNECRCKDSADCSIPGLQVCIHVGEDDSTAPQTMSECEAGLKRCKGEKVSVLSIVPCVA; this is translated from the exons ATGAAG AATATTGCACAACTCTTTTCTGCAGTAGtaccactgctgctgctcctgttcTCTGATAAAGG GTTTTGTATCCAGAGGCTTGATTGCCAATGGGCAGCTTTTGGTGACTGGTCAGAGTGTGATGGCTGCACCAAATTACAG ACCAGAAGCAGATCCATGGCCGTATTTGCTCAGTTTGGTGGAAACCCCTGCCAAGGAGGTCGCACTGAGACCAGGTCATGTGAAACCACAAAAGGCTGCCCTCTTGAGGACGGATGTGGAGACTGGTTTCGCTGTGGATCAG GGAAGTGTGTGAGTCGGTCCTTGTTGTGTAATGGGGATCCGGACTGTGAGGGAGATGGCCTTGACGAACGtgtctgtgaaataaaaaaatacattacatGCTCACTATCAACTCCACCCCCAAACACTGACCACCTAGGACTTGG gttTAATGTGGTAACAGGAAAGTGGAGGGCCAGTGTTATCAATACAAACAGCAATGGGGGCCAGTGTCGCCTAACTTTCAGTGGTGTCCACAACACTTTCTACAGACTGCCTCTCAGTACTATCAAATACAGCTTTGTG GTTACAGCTCAGAACGACTTCAGTGATGAGATGTACACCAGTAGATGGCACTATGCAAAGGACGAGGTCAAAAGAGAAACAGTAACCGGGACTACATCAGGATATAGCAACTATGACTTTCACCAAACAGAAGACAAGTCTGAG ACACACAAACTTGTGGTTTTGAAGAACAACATTGAGGTAGCTCAATTCCAGAGCAACTCTCCAAAGTACCTCCCCATATCCGAAGAATTTTGGAAGGCACTGGCCAAACTCCCATCAGTCTATGACTATTCTGCATACAAGAAAGTTCTGGAGAGGTTTGGAACACACTACATGTCTGAGGGAACCCTCGGAGGCTCCTTCAAAGTCGTCATGAGCATTGATGAAACAACTGAAAGAAGCATGT ACAGACAGAGCTCGCAGTATGATGAATGTGAAAGGACCAAACGTTGGTTTCTTATATTCCCCATCacaacagagagctgcaggagtgGTCAATCTCAACAAAAAGATCAATCCTCCA ATTCACATTCAAATCTGGTGAACAAAGTGGATGTGGTGGGTGGTGGCGTTGAATACATAGCAGTACTGCAGAGACTGGAGCTGAATGACCCAGACAAGAACTGGGAAATGTATTCAAACTGGGCTGACTCTATTCGGTCGTTTCCAAGGGTCACCAAAAAAAAG CTGCGGCCCATATCAGAGCTGGTGAAGGAGGTTCAGTGTGCTGGTGTGAAGAAACTTTACCTTCGCAGGGCCATAGAGCAGTACCTTGCTGAGAGCGACCCCTGCCACTGCCGGCCCTGCAGCAACAATGGCATGGCTGTATTGAATGGTGCTACATGCCTGTGTATCTGCAAGGGTGGCACATCAGGAGCGGCCTGTGAGCAGGGAACAGAAGCAGAGGCTCAGCAGG GAGTGATCCATGGAAGTTGGACCTGCTGGACTGCCTGGTCCTCATGCTCTGGGGGTCGAAGGTCAAGGAGTCGCTCATGTTCCAATCCCACTCCTCAGAATCAGGGACAACACTGTAATGGAGAAGCTACTCAGACATCTGACTGTGAGGATCAGGACCTGCAGTACTTACG aacaATGGAGCCTCAGTGCTTTGATCACACTCTTGCAGCAATTGAGAGATGTGGAACGCCACCAGCACTGGTCAATGGCTACATCCTG GATCCTAAGGACTTTTACCTTGAGGATAGTAGAGTGGAGTACACCTGCACTGATGGTTTTTATCTTGTTGGTGCTACCACCATAAAATGCAATGCTGATCAGACCTGGTCTCCAGGTCCTGGACTGTGCACAG tAACTAGGTGCACACTAGAGTCTCTCGCCGAAGATGTCATCGCTTCACCATTTTATCAGAACTATTACATTGGGGATATAGTCACTTTGTCCTGTCCGGCAGGGAAACAGCTGGTAGGAGAGGCAAATACTTTCTGTGACCCCAGCACTAATTTCTCACCTGACCCTGCAAACAGCAAATGCATTCCTG TAGGTCAGCCACAAAATCCCAATTTTCCCACGTTGCAATGTCAACCATGGGAGAAGTCTATCAGAGGAACATGTGTCTGCAAAATGCCCTTTGAGTGCAG TTCATCTCTGGAGATGTGTGGGACTTCTCTTGTGACTGGAAAATCTGTTCTCCTAACTGTGTGCAAAATGCACGCACTGCAGTGTATGGGGAAGAATTACACAATAACTGAGGAGAGCGCCTGCAACTGGCCAGAGCGCACCACAATAGGCTGCAACAACTGTCACACGTGGGAGACCTGTGATG ATCAAACAAATGAATGCCGCTGTAAGGACTCTGCAGATTGCTCCATACCAGGATTACAAGTCTGTATCCATGTAGGGGAGGATGACAGTACAGCACCTCAGACCATGAGTGAGTGTGAAGCAGGACTGAAAAGATGTAAAGGAGAAAAGGTGTCAGTGCTCAGTATTGTGCCTTGTGTTGCCTGA